In Paenibacillus sp. G2S3, a single window of DNA contains:
- a CDS encoding ABC transporter ATP-binding protein, protein MIISLENVSWKRDTTMILRDMNWEVKQGQHWCIVGLNGSGKTTMLNVVNGYIWPTTGQVEVLDHRYGDVDLRELRKRIGWVSTSLQQKLYGHQTALTIVLSGKFATIGLYDKTNEEDQKQAEELMEFLDCSSLAARTYDTLSQGQRQKVLIARALMANPDLLILDEPCTGLDIFAREQLLQMIEKITKQPGGPTLLYVTHHIEEITPCFTHTLLVKDGEIYKGDETENCLQSDVLSDFFDIPVEVQEHHNRKWLTLAGDN, encoded by the coding sequence ATGATTATATCACTCGAAAATGTATCATGGAAACGTGATACTACCATGATCTTACGCGATATGAATTGGGAAGTGAAACAAGGACAACACTGGTGTATCGTCGGACTAAACGGATCAGGCAAGACGACGATGTTGAATGTAGTGAACGGCTATATATGGCCGACGACTGGGCAAGTCGAAGTGCTAGACCATCGCTACGGCGATGTGGATCTTAGAGAGTTACGCAAACGAATCGGTTGGGTCAGTACCTCCCTGCAACAAAAGCTGTATGGCCATCAGACTGCTTTGACCATTGTCCTCAGCGGTAAATTCGCGACCATCGGGCTGTATGACAAGACGAATGAAGAGGATCAAAAGCAAGCCGAGGAGTTGATGGAATTCTTAGACTGCTCTTCCTTAGCCGCTCGTACTTACGATACCTTGTCGCAAGGTCAGCGTCAGAAAGTCCTTATTGCACGCGCACTTATGGCCAATCCGGATCTATTGATTCTTGATGAGCCATGCACAGGACTCGATATTTTTGCCCGAGAACAGCTGTTGCAAATGATTGAGAAGATTACGAAGCAACCCGGCGGACCCACTTTGCTGTATGTAACGCATCATATCGAAGAGATAACGCCATGCTTCACACATACGCTGTTAGTGAAGGACGGCGAAATCTACAAAGGGGATGAGACGGAAAACTGCTTGCAGTCGGATGTGCTGAGCGATTTCTTCGATATCCCCGTTGAAGTCCAGGAACATCATAATCGCAAGTGGCTCACACTTGCTGGTGATAATTAG
- a CDS encoding AraC family transcriptional regulator translates to MSIRRSTFVMSGDSFFEPDVPIYVNRAYETFELNAHSHEFVEITYISEGAGVHYIEDEAVPVEHGTLFFIPIGRSHVFRPKTPMKDRPLIVYNCLFPVEYLSELQASFPHASDICGFFTDKELLWFSMKDVNGAYHIMFRELFREFSAKPPGYLAVLDALVVQILTGLFRHRLQIDTPTGDKPQWMAVDEAIAYINYNYASGLKLSDLASKANLSERQFSRLFQHQTGMSFTNYMQSIRMDAACRMLSGGHRSVSEIAAAVGYADLKFFHQIFKKKIGMSPRQYSNTLRGEG, encoded by the coding sequence ATGAGTATCCGACGCAGCACCTTTGTCATGTCTGGAGATAGCTTTTTCGAGCCCGATGTACCAATTTATGTAAATAGGGCTTATGAAACGTTCGAATTGAATGCGCATTCCCATGAATTTGTCGAGATAACTTATATCAGTGAAGGAGCAGGCGTGCATTATATTGAGGATGAGGCCGTTCCTGTCGAACACGGCACGTTGTTTTTTATACCTATTGGGCGCAGTCATGTATTTAGACCAAAGACACCTATGAAAGACCGTCCGCTTATCGTTTACAACTGTTTGTTCCCGGTAGAGTATTTATCCGAACTTCAGGCTAGCTTTCCTCACGCTTCGGATATTTGTGGATTTTTCACAGACAAGGAATTGCTCTGGTTCTCTATGAAAGATGTCAATGGAGCATACCATATCATGTTCCGTGAATTGTTTCGTGAATTCTCGGCAAAACCACCTGGATATTTAGCTGTCCTCGATGCTCTAGTCGTGCAAATATTAACGGGCTTGTTTAGACATCGGTTGCAGATTGATACACCTACAGGGGATAAGCCTCAATGGATGGCAGTCGATGAAGCAATTGCATATATAAATTACAACTATGCCAGTGGGCTTAAACTTAGTGATCTCGCTAGCAAAGCGAACCTTAGTGAACGCCAATTCAGCCGCCTTTTTCAGCATCAAACTGGCATGAGTTTTACAAATTACATGCAAAGTATTCGAATGGATGCTGCCTGTCGTATGCTTTCGGGAGGTCATAGAAGTGTAAGCGAAATTGCCGCAGCAGTTGGATATGCTGACCTAAAGTTTTTTCACCAAATATTCAAAAAAAAGATCGGAATGAGTCCCCGACAATATAGTAATACGCTACGAGGTGAGGGATAG